Proteins co-encoded in one Scatophagus argus isolate fScaArg1 chromosome 11, fScaArg1.pri, whole genome shotgun sequence genomic window:
- the ehhadh gene encoding peroxisomal bifunctional enzyme: MAQFSRVSRSVGLITLQNPPVNALSAAVRQGIVDTVQRALSDPKVKTLVICGQNGVFCGGADIKEFRTEMSGPPLVPMIHAIETANKPVIAAIEGIALGGGLELALGCHYRIAHSKARLGFPEVTLGLLPAAGGTQRLPRLIGFPAALNLITTGRHVTAAEALQLGIVDQVTDHNTVDAAVKFAQSVEGQSPDARRLSTYPCPRPSDLDALFEEVMLKVRQSARGAIAPVTCVQAVRAAATLPYAQGMEREKELMATLFTSGQARALQYCFFAQRAVGRWSMPSGARWDTSKPKPVHKAAVIGLGTMGRGIAVALAQTGLSVVAVETQEKQMMEAKQVVSGMLERGAKRRGVTPALDRITYSRNIQAVASVDLVIEAVFEDMALKEEIFRQLSAICKPGTLLCTNTSGLDVDHLASQIHNPELVVGMHFFAPAHVMKLLEVVYGPRSSPRAVATAMELGKKMGKVSVAVGNCRGFVGNRMLKPYVEQAFFLLEEGATPELVDRVLEEFGFAMGVFRMSDLSGLDVGWRVRKGDGLVEPGLVKGQSARIRQGRRYSPLGDLLCEQGRFGQKTGRGWYQYDKPGSQVARSDPWMHSFLEGFRAQHGLVARRIDHQEVLERCLYALINEGFRILEEGIAAGPEDIDVIYVFGYGWPKHRGGPMFYAGMAGLEKVLEKLEHYHQAHPDVPHLQPCSLLRKLVASGSPPIHKWKEVIRKLHSQL; the protein is encoded by the exons ATGGCTCAGTTTAGTCGTGTGTCGAGGTCTGTTGGCTTGATTACTCTCCAAAATCCTCCTGTCAACGCGCTCAG TGCAGCCGTGAGGCAGGGCATCGTTGACACGGTGCAGAGAGCACTCAGTGACCCAAAGGTGAAGACTCTGGTCATCTGTGGCCAGAATGGAGTGTTTTGTGGTG GGGCGGACATCAAGGAGTTCAGGACAGAGATGTCGGGGCCTCCTCTTGTACCAATGATCCACGCCATCGAAACTGCAAACAAGCCGGTGATAGCAGCCATAGAGGGAATCGCTTTAGGAGGAGGCCTTGAGTTGGCACTTGGTTGTCATTATCGAATTGCACACTCAAAA GCCAGACTGGGGTTTCCAGAGGTGACTCTGGGTCTGCTGCCAGCTGCAGGGGGAACCCAACGTCTGCCAAGGCTCATCGGCTTCCCAGCTGCGTTAAACCTCATCACCACAG GCCGCCATGTGACCGCTGCTGAGGCTCTGCAGCTTGGAATAGTGGATCAGGTTACTGATCACAACACTGTGGACGCAGCTGTGAAGTTTGCCCAGAGTGTTgaag gtcAGTCGCCGGATGCCCGTCGTTTAAGCACCTATCCATGTCCGCGCCCGTCTGATTTGGACGCTCTGTTTGAGGAGGTGATGCTGAAGGTGCGACAGAGTGCCCGCGGAGCTATAGCACCAGTTACATGTGTCCAGGCAGTGCGGGCAGCTGCCACCCTTCCTTACGCTCAGGGCATGGAGCGAGAGAAAGAGCTAATGGCCACTCTGTTCACCTCAGGCCAAGCCCGAGCCCTGCAGTACTGTTTCTTTGCTCAGAGAGCTGTTGGCAGGTGGAGCATGCCCAGTGGAGCCCGCTGGGACACAAGCAAGCCCAAGCCTGTGCATAAAGCAGCTGTCATCG GTCTCGGCACCATGGGGAGGGGCATAGCAGTGGCCCTGGCGCAGACAGGGTTATCTGTGGTTGCCGTGGAGACCCAGGAGAAGCAGATGATGGAGGCAAAGCAGGTAGTATCTGGCATGTTGGAGCGTGGGGCGAAGAGACGTGGGGTGACTCCAGCGCTTGATAGGATCACTTACAGCAGGAACATTCAGGCTGTAGCAAGTGTCGACCTGGTCATCGAGGCTGTGTTTGAGGACATGGCTTTGAAGGAGGAAATCTTTCGGCAGCTGTCTGCCATCTGTAAACCAGGCACTCTCCTCTGTACAAACACGTCTGGATTAGACGTGGACCACCTGGCCTCTCAAATCCACAACCCAGAGCTGGTGGTTGGGATGCACTTCTTTGCCCCAGCCCATGTTATGAAGCTGCTGGAGGTGGTGTATGGGCCGCGATCCTCTCCTCGAGCTGTGGCCACTGCCATGGAACTGGGAAAGAAAATGGGCAAAGTCAGTGTGGCTGTTGGCAACTGCCGTGGCTTTGTGGGGAACCGCATGCTGAAGCCGTACGTTGAACAAGCTTTCTTCCTTTTGGAGGAGGGAGCTACACCTGAATTGGTAGACCGAGTGCTGGAGGAGTTTGGTTTCGCCATGGGTGTTTTCAGAATGTCCGACCTCTCAGGACTCGATGTGGGCTGGAGAGTCCGGAAGGGAGACGGCCTGGTGGAGCCCGGTTTGGTAAAAGGGCAGTCAGCTAGAATCCGACAGGGACGGAGGTACAGCCCCCTGGGAGACCTGCTCTGTGAGCAGGGACGCTTCGGCCAAAAAACTGGCCGGGGATGGTACCAGTATGACAAACCCGGCAGTCAGGTTGCCAGGTCTGACCCTTGGATGCACAGCTTTCTGGAGGGGTTCAGAGCCCAGCATGGCCTGGTGGCACGACGCATTGACCACCAGGAGGTGCTGGAGCGCTGCCTCTACGCCCTGATCAACGAGGGCTTCCGCATCCTGGAGGAGGGAATAGCTGCAGGACCCGAAGACATCGATGTCATCTATGTGTTTGGCTATGGCTGGCCCAAGCACCGTGGAGGTCCCATGTTCTACGCGGGCATGGCGGGGCTGGAGAAGGTCCTTGAGAAGCTGGAGCATTACCATCAGGCTCATCCTGATGTGCCTCACCTGCAGCCCTGCAGCCTCCTCAGGAAGCTGGTGGCCAGCGGCAGCCCACCTATCCATAAGTGGAAAGAAGTCATCAGGAAGCTCCACAGCCAGCTTTAA
- the zgc:162707 gene encoding UPF0524 protein C3orf70 homolog B has protein sequence MAASGAHKCPKSEKLDEAQALAKSCAGRPDFLPCDGLSICATHSHGKCFKLHWCCHLGWCHCKYVYQPMTNVCQLPSTAVPPAGAEYSNTIDLSLSLAERFLKLAPCFQSPPHLESPKYCVIADLFVDDYIVKRINGKMCYVQRPPPPLPEPPHPPTPPPAALSTPQLAPNPAQPRQPVKPAPPTQHTPAPAPAPMQPVQQVYSEHKHPSPVDKIKGHKMDHCSSPSSSEDSGINALGLHYLESCEEESEEEEEDDELSTDGNSSPGSLWDQDDCSLLSPSKSMIEIIEKIETTV, from the exons ATGGCCGCCTCGGGAGCGCATAAGTGTCCGAAGAGTGAGAAGTTGGACGAGGCGCAGGCTTTGGCCAAGAGCTGCGCGGGGAGACCAGACTTCCTGCCTTGTGATGGACTCTCCATCTGCGCTACGCACAGCCACGGGAAGTGCTTCAAACTGCACTGGTGCTGCCACTTGGGCTGGTGTCACT GCAAGTACGTGTACCAGCCCATGACCAATGTGTGCCAGCTGCCCAGCACAGCCGTGCCACCTGCTGGGGCAGAGTACAGTAACACCATAGACCTGTCCTTGTCTCTGGCTGAGCGCTTCCTGAAGCTCGCCCCCTGCTTCCAGTCCCCGCCTCACCTGGAGTCCCCCAAGTACTGCGTCATCGCGGATCTGTTTGTGGACGACTACATTGTCAAACGCATTAACGGAAAGATGTGCTACGTGCAGCGCCCCCCGCCTCCCTTACCAGAACCACCTCACCCTCCTACCCCCCCGCCAGCTGCTCTTTCTACACCTCAGCTGGCCCCGAATCCTGCTCAGCCTCGGCAGCCGGTGAAGCCCGCACCGCCAACccaacacacacctgcacctgcacctgCACCTATGCAGCCGGTCCAGCAGGTgtacagtgaacacaaacatcCCTCCCCCGTGGATAAGATAAAAGGCCACAAAATGGACCACTGCTCCTCTCCGTCAAGCTCCGAGGATTCTGGCATCAATGCGCTCGGCCTGCACTACCTGGAGTCCTGcgaggaggagagtgaggaggaggaggaggatgacgagTTGAGCACAGACGGGAACTCCAGCCCCGGTAGCCTCTGGGACCAGGATGACTGTTCTCTGCTGTCCCCCTCCAAGTCTATGATAGAGATCATTGAAAAGATTGAAACAACTGTGTAA